ttcatatcactTTTCATATATGATCTCtcacattttttctatttattgtcACATTTTATTTATACTCATTCTTATATTCTTTATACTCCCTCTCACATTTCATATacctatttttatattctttgtaTCTCTTCTTACTTTTTTCACACCTTTTATTATAAGATTCAATCAtctctcacattcttcatattttgacTTATATTCTTTGTAAATCATCTCATCACagtcttaatttttattttcatattttttatacattcTTTCACGTTCTTTATACACTTACAAAAACTATTAATGGTtgcatattaaaatattatttgacatCAAACTTTTActtattgaatttatatttatatgtatatataaaaaaaaattagagttgAAACCACATGGTTGCTTTCTTTCAATATCTTCATAAAGAAACACAAATCTcttatttctatattttcttcaagagatacaaaatttgatcttaaaatttaattgataaattttatacATGTATTGCAACAAggtgttttgaattttatactTTGTCCAAGAAACTCACCACCATTGTGGAGacatttaatttgtttgtttatgttGACTCTTTGTGTTACAAGTCTTTCCGAAATTTAATGCAAAATTTAATGGATATTTTGCATTCCTTCCCCCACTGGTTTAGTTTCTATATGCTTTTGAAAAGCAAAATCCACATCTCTTGATAATTATTAAGATATGTTTCTGTTCCTTTCCCCGCAGAAAAAAGCTGCATGAATACTTTACAAGGAAGGAAAGGGAGGAGGTGTGGAGGATGATGGCAGAGGGTAGAAATGAAGAAGCTAAGGAGATGCGGCATAGAAACTCGCCGTTGAAGATGAACGACACAATAAGTTGGGCGGAGGTACACGACACACGAGATTTGGCGAAGATCGTCTTGTCGAGGGTCATAGAGAAACTCTATGTTGTGCGGATTCAAGAACCTGCAGTTTTGGTTGGAGTTGACGAAGATGTCCAGTGGATCAAAGGAAGTTGATGCGTGTTCGGGTTAAACCTGAATATTCCCCTGAGGAATTAATGGACGTTGCCTATGATTTGGAAGATGTGATTGATGACCTTATACTCAGGTCAGCCGGAAAGCAAAGCAGAATAGGAAATTGGGAGAGTTGCCTTTTGATAATCAGAATTCATAAGAAGCTGGAATTGGTAAAGTCTAAGATCCCTGCTCTACCTCGTCTCCCGATCATGATATCAAGAGGTGCCAACCATGATAACTACTTTGAAGAAAGGGTCTGGTCAGACATCTTCTTGATACACCATCGGAGTGTGGCAAACACAATTGTTTCCCCAGTGGAACAGAAGGTATCAGCTCTGCTAGCTCAGGAGGTAATTCATCCCCATACTAAGAAGAAAGTCATGCGGGTGCTAGACAAATTCAGGTCTCTGAATGATTTTCTGGCAGGCTTACAATCAGTGGAATTAGACgcttgcggaatggtttggatGGAGGAGTTGTCCCATGTTGCCCTGTCTGCTGTGACTGCCATTGAGGActtcatcaataaaaaagaagagttcACAAAAAGAAGTTGGATGAGACCTTCCAGGGgatttctttttgcttttggCAAATTGAAATCTGAGGATAAGCTTGCTATGGAGATGGACAAAATATATGCTAAGATCCAGAACCTCTCTATGCACAGACCAACAGAATTCAGTAGACAAAGTCA
This region of Vitis vinifera cultivar Pinot Noir 40024 chromosome 5, ASM3070453v1 genomic DNA includes:
- the LOC109122620 gene encoding disease resistance protein RGA2-like codes for the protein MRVRVKPEYSPEELMDVAYDLEDVIDDLILRSAGKQSRIGNWESCLLIIRIHKKLELVKSKIPALPRLPIMISRGANHDNYFEERVWSDIFLIHHRSVANTIVSPVEQKVSALLAQEVIHPHTKKKVMRVLDKFRSLNDFLAGLQSVELDACGMVWMEELSHVALSAVTAIEDFINKKEEFTKRSWMRPSRGFLFAFGKLKSEDKLAMEMDKIYAKIQNLSMHRPTEFSRQSQSRDTESTVRISPQPTMQEPNLASFTDDVHAMVKRLLTDDKSFRVIPIMGMEGIGKTTLAKLIFNNKDVLNHFPFGVWTSDGYEFHLRDKEKLMDSNLTQLGDVWNYHVELQRLKAFLIDKRIIKRK